Proteins from a single region of Argiope bruennichi chromosome 6, qqArgBrue1.1, whole genome shotgun sequence:
- the LOC129972673 gene encoding ATP-dependent Clp protease proteolytic subunit, mitochondrial-like: protein MLKTLTASARMLSRLASSPQFSKNSRFFHRSVKCQMPLVPIVIEQTGRGERAYDIYSRLLKERIICVMGPITDEMSSLVVAQLLFLQSESSKKPIHMYINSPGGSVTAGMGIYDTMQYILPPIATWCVGQACSMASFLLCAGESGMRHSLPNSRIMIHQPSGQASGQATDILIQADEISYLKKRINALYSKHTKQPIEVIEQNMERDRYMNPEQAMEFGLIDKVLSRPPVSEDEKKPTS from the exons ATGTTGAAAACATTAACAGCAAGTGCTCGAATG ctGTCAAGGTTAGCATCATCtcctcaattttcaaaaaattcaagattttttcatAGGAGTGTAAAATGTCAAATGCCTTTAGTGCCAATAGTTATTGAACAGACTGGAAGAGGTGAAAGGGCTTATGACATATATTCAAGACTTCTCAAGGAGAGGATTATTTGTGTGATGGGGCCT attacaGATGAAATGTCTAGTTTAGTTGTTGCTCAACTTTTGTTTCTTCAATCTGAAAGTAGCAAGAAACCCATCCATATGTATATTAATTCTCCTg GTGGCTCTGTTACTGCTGGTATGGGTATCTATGACACTATGCAGTATATTTTACCACCTATAGCAACATGGTGTGTAGGACAAGCATGCAGTATGGCTAGCTTTTTACTTTGCGCTGGGGAAAGTGGTATGAGGCATTCACTTCCTAATTCACGAATCATGATTCATCAACCATCAGGCCAAGCTTCA ggTCAAGCTACTGATATTCTTATACAAGCAGATGAAATATCATACCTTAAAAAAcgaataaatgcattatattctAAACATACAAAACAGCCTATTGAAGTCATTg aacaaAATATGGAAAGAGATCGATATATGAATCCTGAACAAGCTATGGAATTTGGTCTTATTGATAAAGTATTATCTCGGCCACCTGTATCAGAGGATGAAAAGAAGCCAACTtcctga
- the LOC129972672 gene encoding calcitonin gene-related peptide type 1 receptor-like — protein sequence MNARFLRIMHLGLSVILLLFFASEFVSGHSNVSIEKPSHCRVSGGSLLTQEHFALYSCASCYRHMDVRLFENGTKLRQRGMWLQNPETNELYEPSYKNRSSPIFKTFRTSKQIDLWISCCQAAVECCDSMRETPLNSEAVCPRTWDGWNCWPDTAPGTIQQAPCPAYIYFNSDRPQCTRYATKECWDNATWFINFKGNEYSDYSTCGQGEDIKLLMKTHLITFGISIVLLIPALIIFFYYRQLRVHRIFMHKNLFISLLLTAVFVTIFESYFILDSFNNYNSILEANGPGCKLFYTLTKYMRLSTYMWMFCEGFYLHKLIAAAFAEQKGILIFCAIGWGVPFIPVIIWAVTRQLMADELCWTVPGYYEWIIYIPMLAALFVNFCFLAHIVQIIITKLRSTNSNEPAQFRRAVRATMVLIPLFGLHFLFLAYNHKKGDCHMILIFNLIIYSMDGLQGGLVSLLFCYLNNEVLYLLKRSYNRKKMVHDITSHMSSRKARESRTSVSTNMESLANDALSRGLNKK from the exons tttttcgcATCAGAATTTGTGTCTGGACACAGCAACGTGTCGATAGAAAAGCCCAGCCACTGTCGAGTGTCTGGTGGTTCTCTTTTAACTCAAGAACACTTTGCCCTTTATTCTTGTGCCAGTTGCTATCGTCACATGGATGTCAGGCTTTTTGAAAATGG cacAAAGCTACGGCAGCGAGGTATGTGGCTACAAAATCCAGAAACAAACGAACTTTACGAACCCTCTTACAAAAACAGGAGCAGTCCCATTTTCAAAACATTCCGTACTTCCAAACAAATAGATCTTTGGATAAGTTGTTGCCAAGCTGCAGTCGAGTGCTGTGACAGCATGAGAGAAACTCCATTAAATTCAG AGGCTGTTTGCCCTCGAACCTGGGATGGATGGAACTGTTGGCCTGACACTGCACCAGGTACTATCCAACAAGCACCTTGTCCCGCCTACATATACTTCAATAGCGATAGACCTCAGTGCACGC GTTACGCAACAAAAGAATGTTGGGATAACGCTACATGGTTCATTAATTTCAAAGGAAATGAGTATAGTGATTACTCTACATGCGGTCAAGGTGAG gatataaaGCTACTAATGAAGACACATCTCATCACATTTGGAATCTCTATCGTTCTTCTCATTCCAGCactcataatatttttctattacag aCAACTTAGGGTTCACCGCATATTCATGCACAAGAATCTCTTCATATCGCTGCTTTTAACAGCTGTGTTTGTCACAATATTTGAGAGCTATTTCATCCTCGATTCTTTCAACAACTATAACAGCATTCTTGAAGCAAATGGG CCAGGATGTAAATTGTTTTATACGCTCACAAAATACATGAGATTGTCTACTTATATGTGGATGTTCTGTGAAGGATTCTATCTGCATAAGTTGATAGCTGCCGCATTTGCAGAGCAGAAAggcattttgatattttgtgcTATTGGATGGG GTGTACCCTTCATTCCAGTTATTATTTGGGCTGTTACAAGGCAATTGATGGCAGATGAACt aTGCTGGACAGTCCCAGGTTATTATGAATGGATAATTTATATACCTATGCTAGCTGCATTATTt gtaaatttttgtttcttagcTCATATTGTACAAATAATCATCACGAAACTAAGATCAACAAACTCAAATGAACCTGCACAATTcag GAGAGCAGTGCGAGCAACAATGGTTCTTATCCCACTATTTGGATTGCACTTCCTATTCCTGgcttataatcacaaaaaaggaGACTGTCACATgatacttatttttaatcttatcatATATTCCATGGATGGGCTGCAA GGAGGCCTTGTATCATTGCTGTTCTGTTACCTAAACAATGAG GTACTGTATCTACTGAAGCGATCATATAATCGTAAGAAAATGGTGCACGACATAACTAGTCACATGAGCAGTCGCAAAGCAAGAGAATCTCGCACATCTGTATCTACAAATATGGAATCATTAGCTAATGATGCTCTATCACGTGGACTCAACAAAAAATGA